In Vibrio fluvialis, the DNA window CCGTTGCGAGCGTCACGCCTACGCCATTCTGAATGATGATAAAGAAGGAAGCGACAGCAAGAAACAGGAAGACTTTGGCGCCACCTTTGACCAGTTGAGTGTAGTTTGCCGCCAAGCCCACAGTACTGAAAAACATCAGCATAAAGGTGTTTTGTAAAGGCAGAGAGAATTCCAGATCAATCCCATTGAAATGCAAAATCGTGATCAGAATAGCGACCAGCAGACCGCCCACAATGGGTTCAGGAATGTTGAATTTTGTCAGGACTGGCAACTTGGCATTGATGAAATGCCCGATAAACAGCACGCTGATGGCAATCAGGAAAGATTCCAGCGCGCCCACGGAGATAATGTGATTCATATAACCTCTTATATTCACACTCATCTTCCTTAATGAGCTACGAGCGACCCAGCCGAGCAGCGGCGCTCAAATAAACGACCATACCGGTGTCGTTATAGAAAACCTCTTAGTTGTGACAAAACGTCACGTCTCTGTATCAATGTTTAAGTGAGAACTGGTTCACTGAGCCGTATTCGTCAGTGAACTGAGGATGTGGAGTGGTGCTATCATACCTAACCAGAAAAAAAAGAGCCAATCGCAAAACCGCGATTGGCTTATGTATGGTGTGAACAAAAATCTATTCACTAACAACGTCAGTTGGCTAGGTGACCCTCGGCTTTAAGAAGGGTCGAAATGAATTATGCATTAAGCGTGCCATCTTTAAAAGTCCTTTTTTTGGGCTGAATAACACAGTTCCTGAGAAAACCCTGACTTATTTTTTGCAAATTGATAATTGCAATTTGCAAAAATGATCATATTGCATAGTCATGCAATTGCTTATAAAGGTGCGAATGAAACTTTTGCGGATCCACATTTATCGATCGGATTTGGCTGGATTTTTTGGTTATACTGCACACTTCAGTTGGTTCGAATAAGGTTCTCAATGAATTACTTTAGTACGTTTTTGAAAGGCATGGCGATGGGCGCGGCGGATGTCGTTCCTGGTGTATCTGGCGGTACCATTGCTTTTATCACCGGCGTCTACGATACCCTGCTCGAAAGTATCCGTCGGGTAAACCCTAGCTTATTGCGTTTGTGGAAACGAGAAGGGTTTGCCGCAGCGTTTCGTCATATTAACGGCTGGTTTCTTATCGCTTTGTTCGGCGGCATCTTCACCAGCATTCTGACGCTGGCGAAACTGATTTCCTGGTTGCTCGTGACCCACCCGATTCCTATCTGGTCGTTCTTCTTTGGCCTGATACTGGTCTCGGTTTATCACGTACTCAAACAGATAGAGCAGAAAAGCTTATCGCGCTGGGCGCTGCTTCTGGTCGGAGTGGCCTTTGCCTATTCCATCACTGTCTTGAAACCACTCGAAATGGAGTTCACCAGCCTCAATGTGCTGATCGCGGGCGGTATTGCCATCTGCGCCATGATTCTGCCTGGCATTTCCGGCAGTTTCATTCTGCTGCTGATCGGTATGTACACACCCGTTCTGGGCGCGGTAAAATCGCTTCAGGTCGACATTCTCAGCTTGTTCCTGCTTGGCTGTGTGATTGGTTTGCTGAGTTTCTCGCACGTATTGTCCTGGTTGCTCAAGCACTACCGCGATATTACGCTTTCCTTCCTGACCGGACTGATGCTGGGTACCCTGCCGAAGATCTGGCCATGGAAAGAGACCGTCAGTTGGCGTACCAACTCACATGGAGAACAGGTTCCGCTGCTGCAACACAACCTCAGCCCGCTTGATTTCGAGGCTATCACCTCACAACCGGCACAACTTGGTATCGCCATCGTACTGATGCTGTGTGCAATACTGCTGGTATTGGGGTTAGAAAAATTCGCTCAGACACACGACGTGTAACGCGTTAAAACGCAAACAAAAGGTGGCTTTGGCCGCCTTTTTTGTTTGCTTGACTGCCAGCACAGTTTTCTCCTTCCTTTCCAGCCAGTTAAAGTGACCTATGCTACCATTCTCCTTTCTCCGTTGCCGGCCGGCAGCCCCTGCTCATCTCATGAAATGTCGCAGTGCTACCTTATTTCACGCAACGGATAGGCTATCAGGAAGGAATATGCGCAGAGTCGTTCGATTTGTTGTTGTGGTTATCGCTTTACTGGCGGGGTTCTTCGTCAATGATATTGTCCACTATTTTCAGAACCCAGCGCCAGCCAGAGCTCTTAATAGTTACTGCCACCTGTCCAGCCAAGCGTGTGAGCAGAATGGTGTCAGTATGACGCTGGCACAAGATACGGCTCATCCATTGGTTGCCACCCCACTTGATGTTCAATGGCCAGACAGCAAGGCCGATACACTGCTGCTGACGCTGGAAGGATTAGAGATGGACATGGGACAGGCGAAGTTTGTTCTGAAACGCTCAGCCAACGGGCATTACGCCGCAGATTTGATGTTGCCGGTTTGCACCACCGACAGCATGACGTGGGTCGGAACATTGACGGATGGGAATAAAACAGTTTATCCCGCAATAAGGATGCAAAGATGAGTAAGAATTGGTCGTTGATTTTGGTGGTGGCGTTTGCCTTGGGATTTGGAGCGAAAACGTATTGGGATTCACAAAACCAACTTTCTGCCTCGCAGGACCCACAGACGGTCACTCTGTTCGGAGCCGACAATAAAGCGGTGAATATTTTCGATCCCAAAGACGATCGCATTCGCATTATCTATTTTGGTTTTACCCGCTGCCCGGATGTTTGCCCGACCTCACTCGCCATGCTGGCAGGGGCGTTAAATGAACTGGATGAAAAAACGCTGAGCCACCTGCGCCCGATGTTTGTTTCATTGGATCCTGAGCGCGACAACGCAGAGGCATCAGCCACATACGCCCACTATTTTCATCCGATGATTGAAGGTATGTCCGCACCGCTGGACGTAACAACTGCGCTGGCCCACCGCTACGGGGTGATTTTCAGAAAAACGGAATTGCCGAATTCAGAACTGAAATACACCTTGGACCATAGCTCCTATTTCTATTTTCTTAAGCCAGACGGTACCTTGATCACCAAAGTACCGCATACCCAAAACCCCGCACCGATCGTGGATGCGATTAAAAAAACAATAAATTCATCAGAAGGATAGTGAAATGAAATTGAAGGCTCTGTGGTTAGCAGGATTGATGCTCAGTCCATTCAGTTATGCCCAAACGGACATCATGGCCCATCATCCGTATGCTCGCGCAACACCACCCAATGCCCCGACCAGCGCGGTGTTTGCGGAACTGGTGAACAACAGCGACCACGATCGCTTTATCGTGGCAGCTTCCACTCCAGCGGCAGGCAAAGTTGAACTGCACGACGTTATCAAAGAGGGTGACGTGATGAAGATGCGTCAGGTCGAGGCGTTCACTATTCCGGCCAACGGCACTCTGGAGCTGAAACCTGGCAGTTTCCACATCATGCTGTTTGATCTCAAAATGCCTTTTCAGGAAGGCACACAGATCGATGTTCAACTGACGTTTAAAGATGGCGAGCAAGTCTCGTTTACAGCGCCGGTGAAAAAGGTCATGAAAGGCATGCAACACTGATCACTCAGTTTGTACATATCGAGTGGCGAATGTGACTCGATCCGGCAAAAAGAGGTGGGCAAATCCACCTCTTCTGCTATTATGAAACCGCATTAACAAAAAACTAATCTCTGGAGGATTTTATGATTGTACTTACTCACCACCGCGCAAATTCAGTGAAGAAAGCATAACCCAAAATTTCACCTTTCCTTCCCTAGAATTGCCCGGTGTTCTCAACCGGGGTCACATCACACAATTTAGACCCTAGCCATATTTTAATGCGTTCAAGACAGCGTGATTACGCATGTCTGGGGTAAACCAATGAGTTTAACAGATACACACACTCTCTCACTGCCACAGTTAGGGTGGCGACCTGTATTTCAACAACAGCTTAGCTTAGAAGACATGGAGCACAACGCTCTGGCCCGAGTTGCTGCGCACCATCGCAGTGGCTACGTCTGTTGGAGCGAACAGGGAGAATTTCATCTCGACATTCACGCCAAATTACCCGCGATGACTGTCGGAGACTGGATTGTTATCGATCACAGCCAGCAGTTTGTGCGCCTATTGGATAGACAATCTCTGTTCAGCCGCAAAGCAGCAGGCAATCGCGCCTATGAGCAGTTGATTGCGGCAAACGTCGATACTGTCTTCATCGTTTCGTCTCTCAATCAGGACTTCAATCTCAGTCGCATCGAACGTTATCTGGCGCTGGCGCGAGAAGCTCAGGTCGAGCCTGTCATCGTGTTGTCCAAAGCCGATCTGTGCGATGACGCGGAAGACAAACGCCGTCAGGTGCAAGATCTCAGCCCCTTATTGAGTGTTGAAACCATCAACGCGCTCAATAATGAAAGCTGTCAGGTGCTGCACTCGTGGTGCAAAATCGGCCGCACTATCGCGGTGATGGGCTCGTCCGGCGTAGGGAAATCGACGTTGGTCAACACACTGATGGGTGAGCAGGTTCAAGAGACCGGAGGCATTCGCGAGCAAGACAGTAAAGGACGTCATACGACAACGGCCCGCTTCCTGTTGCCGATGCCAAGCGGCGCTTTATTGCTCGACACACCGGGAATGCGTGAACTGCAAATCGCCGATTGTGAACACGGTGTTGCACAAACGTTTGCTGATGTGGAGTCGCTGGCGCAGCAATGTCGCTTCAGTGATTGTCGCCATCAATCGGAGCCAGGCTGCGCGGTGAATCGCGCCGTAGAGAGCGGGGAGCTGGATGCGAGACGATTGAAGAATTACCAGAAATTACTTGCAGAACAGCTATATAACAGTGAAACCATCGCCGAACGCCACGCCAGACATCGGCGCTTCAGCAAAATGGTACGTAATGCACAGAACGTCATCAAACAACCATAAAGCCTGATGACCACACAACAGAGGGTGAAATTTCACCCTCTGCTTTCAACCAAACATCTACAAATAATTAACAAACAACCTAAAATGTGTTGCATTTCAACATGATTGGTAATTTTTTGTTCTAACTATCAATTAATCCTAGACACATTATCCCGTGACGTTAATATTGGCTACCTTCAGTGGTATCCACTGAAATAACTACAAATCAAACCATATATTCATCGCAGGGATAACTATGCAAAGCAACAACATTTTTGCCCGTTTTGCTCGTGGTAACCTCGTGCTGCAAATTCTGGCAGGTATCATTTTTGGTGTCGTGCTGGCCGTTGCCGCTCCGGATACTGCGCAAAGTGCAGGGCTACTCGGAAGCCTTTTCGTCGGTGCTCTGAAAGCCGTAGCACCCATTCTGGTCTTTATTCTGGTTGCCGCATCTATCGCCAACCAAAAGAAAAACCAACACACCTACATGCGTCCTATCGTCGTGCTATACCTTTTCGGCACTTTTACCGCGGCACTGACAGCAGTGGTTCTGAGCTTCATGTTCCCAACCACATTGACACTGGTTGCTGGCGCGGAAGGTGCAACTCCTCCTCAAGGCATTACGGAAGTTCTGCAAACACTGCTGTTCAAATTGGTGGATAACCCAGTCAACGCACTGATGTCAGCCAACTACATCGGCATCCTGGCTTGGGCTGTCGGCCTCGGTCTGGCACTGCACCATGCATCGGCAACCACCAAAGCGGTTTTCGAAGATCTGAGCCACGGCGTGTCGCAAATCGTGCGCTTCATCATCCGTCTGGCCCCATTTGGTATCTTCGGTCTGGTGGCGTCTACCTTTGCAACGACTGGTTTTGGCGCGCTGGCTGGCTATGCACAGCTGCTGGCAGTACTGCTGGGCGCAATGGCGATCATCGCACTGGTGGTAAACCCGCTGATTGTGTACGTAAAAACCCGCGCTAACCCATACCCGCTGGTATTCCAATGTCTGCGTGAAAGTGGTGTCACCGCGTTCTTTACCCGTTCAAGTGCAGCCAACATTCCCGTGAACATGGCACTGTGTGAAAAGCTGAAACTGGATGAAGATACTTACTCAGTATCGATTCCACTAGGCGCAACCATCAACATGGCTGGTGCAGCAATTACCATCACAGTACTGACTCTGGCTGCGGTACACACCATGGGTATTGAGGTTGACCTGATGACGGCGCTGCTACTGAGCGTGGTGGCTGCGGTCTCGGCTTGTGGCGCATCAGGCGTTGCGGGTGGTTCACTGCTGCTGATTCCACTGGCTTGTGGCCTGTTCGGTATCTCAAACGATGTGGCGATGCAGGTTGTTGCGGTAGGCTTTATCATTGGCGTGATTCAGGACTCAGCAGAAACTGCTCTGAACAGCTCAACAGACGTAGTTTTCACGGCAGCCGTTTGCCAGTCAGAACACAAACCTTCTGCTTAATCTGTTACACAGATTGTAAAAAGCCCCGACCAGTCGGGGCTTTTTTTATTGTCGCGATTCTCAGAATTTATCCATCGACGTCTGAGAGAAGTTCAGCGCCGAAGGCTGCTCTTCTGCGGGAGTCTCCGCTGCGGAGGTGTCATCAAACAGCGAACCATCTAGTTCATCAAGCAGCGTGTCACTTACATTGTCCGCAATGCCCTCATCATCCATCGCTTCGCCTTTCTTCGG includes these proteins:
- a CDS encoding DUF368 domain-containing protein, with translation MNYFSTFLKGMAMGAADVVPGVSGGTIAFITGVYDTLLESIRRVNPSLLRLWKREGFAAAFRHINGWFLIALFGGIFTSILTLAKLISWLLVTHPIPIWSFFFGLILVSVYHVLKQIEQKSLSRWALLLVGVAFAYSITVLKPLEMEFTSLNVLIAGGIAICAMILPGISGSFILLLIGMYTPVLGAVKSLQVDILSLFLLGCVIGLLSFSHVLSWLLKHYRDITLSFLTGLMLGTLPKIWPWKETVSWRTNSHGEQVPLLQHNLSPLDFEAITSQPAQLGIAIVLMLCAILLVLGLEKFAQTHDV
- a CDS encoding SCO family protein, producing MSKNWSLILVVAFALGFGAKTYWDSQNQLSASQDPQTVTLFGADNKAVNIFDPKDDRIRIIYFGFTRCPDVCPTSLAMLAGALNELDEKTLSHLRPMFVSLDPERDNAEASATYAHYFHPMIEGMSAPLDVTTALAHRYGVIFRKTELPNSELKYTLDHSSYFYFLKPDGTLITKVPHTQNPAPIVDAIKKTINSSEG
- a CDS encoding copper chaperone PCu(A)C — its product is MKLKALWLAGLMLSPFSYAQTDIMAHHPYARATPPNAPTSAVFAELVNNSDHDRFIVAASTPAAGKVELHDVIKEGDVMKMRQVEAFTIPANGTLELKPGSFHIMLFDLKMPFQEGTQIDVQLTFKDGEQVSFTAPVKKVMKGMQH
- the rsgA gene encoding ribosome small subunit-dependent GTPase A — translated: MSLTDTHTLSLPQLGWRPVFQQQLSLEDMEHNALARVAAHHRSGYVCWSEQGEFHLDIHAKLPAMTVGDWIVIDHSQQFVRLLDRQSLFSRKAAGNRAYEQLIAANVDTVFIVSSLNQDFNLSRIERYLALAREAQVEPVIVLSKADLCDDAEDKRRQVQDLSPLLSVETINALNNESCQVLHSWCKIGRTIAVMGSSGVGKSTLVNTLMGEQVQETGGIREQDSKGRHTTTARFLLPMPSGALLLDTPGMRELQIADCEHGVAQTFADVESLAQQCRFSDCRHQSEPGCAVNRAVESGELDARRLKNYQKLLAEQLYNSETIAERHARHRRFSKMVRNAQNVIKQP
- the sstT gene encoding serine/threonine transporter SstT, yielding MQSNNIFARFARGNLVLQILAGIIFGVVLAVAAPDTAQSAGLLGSLFVGALKAVAPILVFILVAASIANQKKNQHTYMRPIVVLYLFGTFTAALTAVVLSFMFPTTLTLVAGAEGATPPQGITEVLQTLLFKLVDNPVNALMSANYIGILAWAVGLGLALHHASATTKAVFEDLSHGVSQIVRFIIRLAPFGIFGLVASTFATTGFGALAGYAQLLAVLLGAMAIIALVVNPLIVYVKTRANPYPLVFQCLRESGVTAFFTRSSAANIPVNMALCEKLKLDEDTYSVSIPLGATINMAGAAITITVLTLAAVHTMGIEVDLMTALLLSVVAAVSACGASGVAGGSLLLIPLACGLFGISNDVAMQVVAVGFIIGVIQDSAETALNSSTDVVFTAAVCQSEHKPSA